The following proteins are encoded in a genomic region of Corylus avellana chromosome ca4, CavTom2PMs-1.0:
- the LOC132179576 gene encoding uncharacterized protein LOC132179576, whose product MERNRAMIERRERLRGNGGKNEVMLERNVTHVRKEDKIMIAKKAIERYNYDPKYRLLHIQISRLFVELLKADLEYLISGQLAKISLASKWCPSLDSSYDRSTLFCESVARRLFPYDSCPEYSGIDEAHYAYRVRDRLRKEVLVPLRRALGLVEIYTSSNQWNLIQYDRVTPHAMKIYRRLFYKHDRNRFLQHFQNVLHLQSVEGPKMPKTTAKELLPYEIVSLFDHFFDSKLCLSDYDGGHEVAGLQWKRMIDNYSSKKKFVNCITIVDDNYVYRASYFCNERFCLAFQLMTSELCGSPWRGKVLTYTVNPEFVDIKGDDLGSRIHFLRFMPFYESSQPSKKCEYPKLVQFLDKILETAKDLKLSKENMIERVFIFDSCVIRGRNPSEYFDDWEKSYRTIREKYERNGYVLPKIVRWDLCYNDLAVSVVGNGILEVVLSSEAHFRIFLESDGILDPTVEDEPKKSKIWKEDYPKLAVCD is encoded by the coding sequence ATGGAGAGGAATAGAGCTATGATAGAGCGACGAGAGCGGTTGAGGGGAAATGGAGGGAAGAATGAAGTAATGCTGGAAAGGAATGTGACACATGTGAGAAAGGAGGACAAAATTATGATTGCAAAAAAGGCTATTGAGAGGTACAACTACGATCCAAAATACCGTTTATTACACATTCAGATTTCTAGACTTTTTGTTGAGCTACTTAAGGCCGATCTTGAGTATTTGATTTCCGGGCAACTAGCAAAAATCAGTTTGGCTTCGAAGTGGTGCCCTTCTCTTGACTCTTCTTACGATCgttcaactttattttgtgAGAGTGTTGCTCGAAGGCTTTTTCCGTATGATTCTTGTCCTGAATATAGCGGGATTGATGAGGCTCACTATGCTTATAGAGTTCGAGATCGATTACGGAAAGAGGTTTTGGTTCCACTTCGCAGAGCCTTGGGGTTGGTAGAAATTTACACGAGCAGCAATCAATGGAACCTTATTCAATATGATCGAGTCACACCTCATGCCATGAAAATTTACAGGAGACTATTCTATAAACACGATCGCAATAGGTTTTTGCAGCACTTCCAAAATGTGTTGCACCTTCAAAGTGTTGAAGGCCCTAAAATGCCAAAAACCACTGCCAAAGAATTGCTTCCTTATGAGATAGTAAGCCTCTTTGATCATTTTTTTGATTCTAAATTATGTCTCTCTGATTATGATGGCGGTCATGAAGTTGCTGGGctacaatggaaaagaatgatagaTAATTACTCTAGCAAAAAGAAGTTTGTAAACTGCATTACAATCGTTGATGATAATTATGTATATCGTGCAAGTTATTTTTGTAATGAAAGATTTTGCCTCGCGTTTCAACTTATGACATCTGAACTCTGTGGAAGCCCGTGGCGGGGAAAGGTCTTGACATACACTGTTAATCCTGAGTTTGTGGACATTAAAGGAGATGATCTTGGATCAAGGATACATTTTTTGAGATTTATGCCTTTCTATGAATCCTCACAACCCTCAAAAAAGTGTGAATACCCGAAGCTCGTACAATTcttggataaaattttggaaactGCAAAAGATTTGAAATTGAGTAAGGAGAATATGATTGAAAGGGTTTTCATCTTTGATAGTTGTGTTATAAGAGGTCGTAATCCTTCTGAGTATTTTGACGATTGGGAGAAGAGTTATAGGACAATACGTGAAAAGTATGAAAGGAATGGATATGTGTTGCCAAAGATTGTGCGCTGGGATTTGTGTTACAATGATCTGGCGGTGAGCGTTGTTGGGAATGGGATCTTAGAAGTAGTATTGTCATCAGAGGCACATTTTAGAATTTTCTTGGAGAGTGATGGGATCTTAGATCCAACGGTTGAGGATGAGCCGAAGAAGAGCAAGATATGGAAGGAAGACTACCCAAAACTTGCGGTGTGTGATTAA